A segment of the Cinclus cinclus chromosome 3, bCinCin1.1, whole genome shotgun sequence genome:
CAAACCTGCAATATTCAGGGGCACCAGGTACTCAACAAAATGAGCAACCAGGCAAGAACTTCCTACACCCAAGGTCGCCTGCATCCTCCCCTCACAAAGCAATCTGCAGGTTCCTGCATCACAGTAGAAGGTTTCCCTGGTCCATGCTACATCCCTGCCAGTTTCCTCAGTGGAAAAAGCCTCCCAGTTGCCTTGAGGGCCAGGTGAGAGTGCTGTGGGCTGGCTACATAAACACACACCAGAAATGCTCCTGTGACTGAAAGGGACAGAGATGTTAATTCCTCCTCCCCCAGAAACAAGTGAGTCAGAGAAGTTTCGGCCCTAATTAGGGGTGTACCTGGCCCCAGTGTTGTATAGCTGTGACATTTAGTAGCCCCCACGCAAAATTCTGAGATTTACAAACTTAAGGGctttaaaggcaaaaaaaatcccctgccATTTCATGAGCAAGCACTCCCACCAACCTCTTGTCCccttgggaaagacctcagggACTTTTCTCATCCTCAGCTACTGTGGCAAGGCCCTAGGAGTTCAACAACTCGACCAAAGCTGAGGCTGTGTTTCACCCAGAAATCTCCCTTCTGTGACTTACAGGACATAGAAATTCCCAGCCCAGAGAGTGGTGCAAATGGCTAAGGGTAGATTTCTTTGCCCGTTTCCTACTCCTCTGTCTCCCCTCTCCCCTAGAAAAGACAGTCTGACACCTCCACTCAAtttctcctgctgcagtggcaTCATCACAGGCTGTAGAGGTGCTGTGGGATGCAAAAACAGGGCTCAGTGCTCTCACCTGGGGCTGGAGTTGCCCATGTGCTCCTGGGTTGGTCCATATTATGTAACCCTGGCTGATGGTGGGGTGCAGAAGCACTGTTCACTTTTTGCAGAAGTCAGACATAAATGACAGGGTCTGTTGCCACATTTCCAACTTTACAGGGACCACAAGCTCCGTTCAGCACGACTGCGCCTGCTGTtaccctgccagctcctgcagcgcTGCCATGGGAGGAGAATCGGCCCTGCTCTCCCACAGCGACCGTGAAGAGGAGGCTATGGAGGGACAATGGCTCTCTATGCCTGCGCTAGCAATTCCCAGGCCCCGACAGCTGACTCAGTGCAGCAGGCCCTGCCCTCTCTGCCGAGGCTGGGAAGGAACAGGGACGCCAGTGTTACAGGTAGAAAGAGGGGGGGGGCTGAGCAGGCAACATGCAGAGGCATGAAAGGAGCCTTAGTCTGCGGAGCCGGCCGTGCTCccctgggcactgcaagggcaGCTCTCAAACGCACCGCTCCAGAGCCGGGCTGGCACCCGGGCTTCTGCCTGGGATGCGCATTTTGGGTCGCGGGTCTGAAAAAGATCCCTGCCTACAGCCCTGATACTCTTGAGCGCGCCCCCAGCGCCTGGAACGGCTGAGGTAAAACGCAAGCTTGGAGCTGCCAAGTCCATACTAACATCTCGGGATCCCTCgtctgctccctgcccctgccgGGTCGCAGGGCATTCCTGCCACTGTCCCCCCAGGGCCGACCGCCGCCTCTGCCCCGGGGCCACGAGCAGAGAGAGGCACCGGGCTGCCGCTCCCCGCCGGCCGCGGGGCACCCTCCGCCGCGGGCACGGCGCGGGGCTCCCGGCAAGGGACAGCCCTGCGCTCGCCGCTCCGCGGCTTCTCCGCCCGAGGCTCCGACGGCCCCGCGGGAGAGGCGGCGCCCGCCTGGGTGCGGGGTGAGCGTGGCCCCGGCGCCGCCTCCCTGCCCGGCGGCCACGTTCGCAGCGAGCAGGCCGGCGGCGCGGCGGCTGCCTTCGCCCGCCCTCGTCGAGCAGGGCAGTTGCCGCTggcggcccggcccgccctgGCCTCGGTACCCACCtgcggcccggccccggcccggtGTCGGCCGGCTCCCCTCGGCTCCGctcccggcggcggcggcggcggcggaacCCCCGCCCGGCGGGCGCGCTCCGCGCCCCACAGCGCCCCTGCCGCTCCGGAGGGACcgcggcgggcggcgcggggcggggccgcgaTCACGGCGGCACAGGATCAatcaggttggaagagaccagAGATCGTCGAGCCCAACCTATGACCGAACGGCACCATCTCAACTAGATCaaggcactgagtgccacagcCAAGGTTTCCTTAAACGCCTTCAGGGaaggtgactccaccaccttcctTGGCCTTTctattccaatgtctaatcaccctTCCTGCAGAGAAAGTCCTCCTACTATCCAATCCGATTcccccctggcacagcttgaagTTATGTCCTCTTGTCATGTTGCTGGTTGCCTGGAAAAGAGGCCGATCCCCACCCGGCTACACCTGCCTTTCAGGGAGGTGTAGAGAGGGACAAGGTCtaccctgagcctccttttcttcaagctaaacacccccagcttcCTCAGCAGCTCATCATAGGGCTTTTGCTCCAAACtgttcaccagctctgttgcccttctctagACATTCTCCAGCACCCTCTTGAAGTGAGAAGCCCACAACTGGACACAGGACACCATGGGAGGCCCCAAATGCAGAGGGATGATGACTTCCCTCGTCCTGATGGCCACACTATTCTTGATTCAAGCTAAAAGCCCTCAGCATCCCCACATTCCTGCCCCTATGTCTCAGGGTAGCCGCCtctgagctgccagccctggacTGGGCACAGGTgctgcctgggggctgcaggtCAGTGTAGCACCTACTCcacccccattcccaaatcccctatcccagccccaggcatggctgcagggctggctgcagccagcacatGGCCACCCAGAAATGTTTTACAAgacatctttttaaaacaagtaggtttattttaaaataacaaaacaaacacaaaagtgCAGATCActtgtttctgccttttccctttGCTCCCAGCTACAGCCCTGGCCACACCGTCCCACACTGCCCTGCAGCATCTGTCATTGCTTCTTTGGGCAGCTTGGAAGGTGCCTCATGTCCCTTGTGAAAGGTGTCCTTTAAACAGCCCCATAGGTTTGCAGCAGGGTGAGAGGCAAAGATTCAAAAGAAACAGAGCCAACCAGCCCAGGACTGCTGAGAAAACCAGGCAAGGTCCAGAGGCCTGGGGGGTCCTTATGCTGCTTTCCTGGCAGCATTCCCTTGCAAGAAGGGAGGAAGAACAAAAGCTCACTCCAGAGCATCCTGGTCGATTGCACTATCCAGTATTTGTTCCAaacaacagcagctgctcccaggcaaCAAGTGAGGAATTTTCCTGGCTGTGATGGGATAAGTCAGCTCTGTGCCTCCATTCCCACAGCACCTTTGGCTGATTTCCTAATACATTGCATGTGCTCATCTGGCTGGAGAACTAAGTGGCAGGGAAGGGTGCTGAGCTGAACAACAGAAGGGATGGGAAGATAATGCTGCTACCTCTTCCACTTTCAGCCTGGGAGAATCCAAAACCCAGGAAAGACCCATACCCTAAGATTTTAACCCCCTTCCAAGCCAGGAGAGGGGGGCAGCATCTTCCTGTCCTCTGTGAAAGAGGAAACCACAGGACAGTAAAGCACCAAGGTGTCAGGCACAATGCCAGAAGCAAGACCACAACCTGGTATTCACCATCTCCTATGCTCTTTCTCCAACCCTGCAGCCAGATGCTCAGCAAGACAGCATGGGAATAGAGCACCTTGCTGGGATCCCCCAGCCTTGGCCCTGAGCAGTAGAAATGCTCTGCAAGTGGGGAAGGCCCCGTGCTCCCACTCACCTTCTGTGGTGTGAAGGACCCGAGGGAGCAGGCAGATGGGGAAAACCCCTGTAGGCCTTCACGTCCCCAAGGCCCCGCAGTGATGCACAGCCTCCTGATGCTGTGGGGTGTGGCATGGGTTAGATCACATGAAACCTCTGGTGCCCACAGCAACAGCAAACATTTATTAGAGTGTTGACTCTCCTCACCCCACACTTATTCTGATGGAGTGCAAGACCATGCTCTGTCCAGCCTACAGTGTGAAAATGAGTCCTCTCCGGCTCCTTCCCTGTGTATGCTGGAGATCCCCATAAGTtatgggagggagggaaaattcagtcctgctgcagtgcGCGGATTCTAAAAGAAAAGCCTCCCCTGTGTAGTGCTCATAATGCCACCTTCTTCCATCTGGGAAGGCAGCCTGAGGCAAACAAAACTTTTCCAAATAGGGGAATGACAGTGGGATAAGTCTCCCAAGGTATCTCTGCACCCACTGAACTGCAGGCAGACAAGATCTTagtgggcagcagcacagaggaagaaGGCAGCCCGATGGGCCAAAGGAGTCCATCCGCTCATTCAGAGCACACAACAGGCTTCCCTGAGATCTTCAGGTCATCGAAGGGCAGCAAGGCAAGGAGCTGCAAAGACCAAAGGCACAGACATGTAAGCATCCAGGATTGTCTCTTCACCAAGCTGGGGTAGAGGTCCAAATCTTCCCCCCACCTAGTCCTCCAGCCTCCCATGGTCCCAGAGAAGTGCCATGAAACCCTATCTGGGCTTTTCCTTAGGGCTCAAGGCAAAAGGCAGTTATCCCACACACCACAGAGCCAATGCCTACAACATACAGGGAAGGACAGGAACAGCTAACAACTCCTCCTAGGAGGGTCTCTCTACTCATCCAACTCCTGCACCCCCTGGCACACTCGCAGAGCCACAGGCTTCCCCCCACAGCGACTCACATCATCGTTGCCATCAGCCAGGTCCTGAGCTGTCTCGTTCTCCATGTTCCTCAGCAGGGTGTCAGCCCCAGAGTGTGAGAGGATGGCAGCAATGGCAGCATCCTTGCGGCCCACAGCCAGGTGGAGTGGAGTGCACCCGTTGTACATCTGGGCATCCACATACGCCCCATTGCGCAGCAGGAACTGGACAGCTCTACGATTGTGGCACTCCACAGCCAGGTGCAATGGGGTCTTCCCGCTCGTGCCCTCCTGCAACCCACAGATCACAAGAATGTGGGTGGGGGGTCCCctcagctgggctctgcagcacccaCGCACACTTCTTTGACTGGGTGCAGAGCGCAGGCCCCACCCTGATTGCTGTCACCCAACAACCTCTCAAGGACCTTTACTCCCTGCTCCCTCAAAACTCAGTGCTCACAAATCTCACAGCAGTGCCTGCCCCAGGGCTGAAGGGAGTGCCCAAAGAAGAGACCCACCATCTCAGCCTTTACAAAACATCACACTGTGCCCAGTCTTACCTGAACATCAATGTTGGCACcactctccagcagcagagacatCATTGGGATGTTCCCTTTCAAAGTACTGATGTGCAGACAGGCCAAGCCTGTGATGGAGAGGCAAAAGAGAGCCACAGTCAGCCCAGACTATGCTGGGACACACCAATCCCAGCCACATTCCCATTCTGCTGTGCTCCTGGATCTCTGCATACACATCTCATGGTCTCTGTCCCAATCTGGCCACCAGTTCTGCCACTGCGCTGCCCCCAGGTCTCACCTTGCCAGttctggagctgcaggtcctGGTGGTGCCTGAGGGGCTGATTTGTGCCCTCTGGTGTGGCTGGgccctccagcagctgctgggcacactgcaggtgctgctgctcacaggcCAAGTGCAGCGGGGTGTTGCCATTGcggtcctgcagcccagggttcACTCCCTTGTGGATCAGTGCCTGGATcacactgggctgct
Coding sequences within it:
- the NFKBIE gene encoding NF-kappa-B inhibitor epsilon — its product is MSRAAGGECRKEAAGWEGEDGQCDSGIESLRSLPGGRETPAAPEGSAALSPHEETLAEAAAAEERLDSSYGSGALPEALPGLPGAPGDRPEEPPPRPEGLSRQQLEALTYLSEDGDTLVHLAIIHCVPAVALCCIAQLPREVLEIQNDLFQTPLHLAVYLEQPSVIQALIHKGVNPGLQDRNGNTPLHLACEQQHLQCAQQLLEGPATPEGTNQPLRHHQDLQLQNWQGLACLHISTLKGNIPMMSLLLESGANIDVQEGTSGKTPLHLAVECHNRRAVQFLLRNGAYVDAQMYNGCTPLHLAVGRKDAAIAAILSHSGADTLLRNMENETAQDLADGNDDLLALLPFDDLKISGKPVVCSE